From a single Kwoniella shandongensis chromosome 9, complete sequence genomic region:
- a CDS encoding argininosuccinate lyase: MPIAVPTPQLNSATPSTTMKANGHANHNSHEAVAFTEARLASGPHPLQLKYDSLPQLERETREFDQYIRIDLAHLVMLAEQDILSPTHARQLFPALLEIRARGVDAVAIDPAQGTLLLQVEGELVKRLGEDVAGRLHTARSRIDQGATARRMYKREKLIVVMQNNITLQGILISTAEKYVDTIMPTYTHMQQAQPSTFGHYLLSIASRLHDDFVRCASAMQRVNKNPLGGVGLAGTSWPINRDRTAGLLGFEGLINNSKLAREAYYAAEIASCLSFTMATLNDLATDLHIWSSTEFGMVELDDSFCSTSSIFPQKKNPVCLEVIKLAAGAAINWGGSALAAFRCEGTGDQAMRTVPLLDEAFETTKGMLELAGGIIETIIVKDRRMAEILQKSWCTTSNLADVLVREKGLSYRQAHHAVARLVRLCEVGQVARDQVTPDLLQQASMETLGRSLKMGKEELLATLDPVEFVKTRISRGAPGPIEVRRLVEESRDDVQEDEAWLSELKARLVSAEVELQKAIEEIMA, encoded by the coding sequence ATGCCGATCGCCGTCCCTACCCCCCAACTGAACAGCGCCACGCCGTCCACCACCATGAAGGCGAACGGTCATGCCAATCATAACTCCCACGAGGCTGTCGCCTTTACCGAGGCTCGACTTGCATCTGGTCCTCATCCGCTTCAGTTGAAGTATGATTCACTCCCTCAATTGGAACGAGAAACGAGGGAATTCGATCAATACATTCGAATCGACCTGGCTCATCTGGTCATGCTTGCAGAACAGGACATCCTTTCCCCAACTCATGCTCGACAGCTCTTCCCTGCCTTGTTGGAGATCAGAGCCAGAGGTGTCGATGCCGTTGCAATCGATCCAGCACAAGGGACTTTATTGTTGCAGGTTGAAGGAGAGTTGGTCAAGAGGTTAGGCGAAGATGTGGCAGGTCGACTGCACACAGCGAGGAGTAGGATCGATCAAGGTGCTACCGCTCGAAGGATGTACAAGCGTGAAAAATTGATCGTTGTCATGCAGAACAACATCACTCTTCAAGGAATTCTCATCTCGACCGCTGAGAAATACGTCGACACAATCATGCCGACTTACACGCACATGCAGCAAGCTCAACCTAGCACTTTCGGTCATTATCTCCTCTCTATCGCTTCAAGATTGCACGACGATTTCGTTCGATGTGCCTCGGCAATGCAACGTGTCAACAAGAACCCACTCGGTGGTGTCGGTCTCGCTGGGACGTCTTGGCCGATCAATCGTGATCGTACCGCGGGATTGCTCGGTTTCGAAGGATTGATCAACAATTCGAAACTTGCTCGAGAAGCATATTACGCAGCGGAGATTGCCTCTTGTCTCTCATTCACCATGGCGACGCTCAACGATCTCGCTACAGACTTGCATATCTGGTCTTCAACCGAATTCGGTATGGTTGAACTAGACGATTCGTTCTGCTCAACCTCGAGTATCTTCCCTCAAAAGAAGAACCCCGTCTGTCTCGAAGTCATCAAGTTGGCGGCGGGCGCTGCAATCAATTGGGGTGGATCGGCTTTGGCAGCATTCCGATGCGAAGGAACGGGTGATCAGGCGATGAGAACGGTGCCTCTTCTCGACGAAGCATTCGAAACTACAAAAGGGATGTTGGAGTTGGCTGGTGGAATCATCGAGACTATCATTGTCAAGGACAGGAGGATGGCCGAGATCTTGCAGAAAAGTTGGTGTACAACCAGTAATCTCGCGGATGTCTTGGTCAGGGAGAAAGGTCTCTCTTATAGACAAGCTCATCATGCCGTCGCTCGTCTGGTCCGCTTATGTGAGGTTGGCCAAGTCGCAAGGGACCAGGTCACTCCGGACCTCCTCCAGCAGGCCTCGATGGAGACTTTGGGCAGGAGCCTGAAAatggggaaggaagaactGCTCGCCACCCTTGATCCAGTAGAGTTCGTTAAGACCAGGATCAGTAGAGGTGCTCCTGGCCCAATAGAGGTGCGAAGGTTAGTGGAAGAGAGTCGAGACGATGTtcaggaagatgaggcatGGTTGTCAGAGCTCAAGGCGAGGTTGGTTAGTGCCGAAGTGGAGCTCCAGAAGGCCATCGAGGAGATCATGGCTTAG